The following are encoded in a window of Alphaproteobacteria bacterium genomic DNA:
- a CDS encoding TonB family protein, which produces MKLIDILAPPPPPPVPPPRPRDTGSRRREGAASPANLRAQATEVVAPKPVVPLPTPPPVIAAPVARQGAAPSAGAANVRGPGFGSGGIGVGTGSGRGGNGDGGGYGEGDGGFTPPRHVSGRLSDRDFPSVVGEAGGGGTVSVRFTVEVDGHVGRCVVDRSSGNRLLDDTTCRLIQQRYRFRPSLDPSGRPVRSQIVEDHSWMTLDDPEPYDDRRRRRRF; this is translated from the coding sequence ATGAAGCTGATCGACATCCTCGCGCCGCCCCCGCCGCCGCCGGTTCCGCCGCCGCGGCCGCGGGATACGGGCAGCCGGCGCCGGGAAGGCGCGGCCTCGCCCGCGAACCTGCGCGCGCAGGCGACCGAGGTGGTCGCCCCAAAGCCCGTCGTTCCGCTTCCAACTCCTCCCCCGGTGATCGCCGCCCCCGTCGCGCGGCAGGGCGCAGCGCCTTCGGCCGGCGCGGCGAACGTGCGCGGCCCCGGCTTCGGCAGCGGCGGTATCGGGGTCGGGACGGGCAGTGGTCGGGGCGGCAATGGCGACGGCGGGGGCTATGGCGAGGGCGACGGCGGCTTCACCCCGCCGCGCCACGTCAGCGGCCGGCTCAGCGACCGCGATTTCCCCTCGGTGGTCGGCGAGGCGGGCGGGGGCGGGACGGTCTCGGTCCGCTTCACCGTCGAGGTCGACGGCCATGTCGGCCGCTGTGTGGTCGACCGCTCGAGCGGCAACCGGCTCCTCGACGACACGACCTGCCGCCTGATCCAGCAACGCTACCGCTTCCGGCCCTCGCTCGACCCTTCCGGCCGCCCGGTTCGCTCTCAAATCGTCGAGGACCACAGCTGGATGACCCTGGACGATCCCGAGCCTTATGACGACCGGCGCCGCCGTCGGCGGTTCTAG
- a CDS encoding PaaI family thioesterase yields the protein MSYVRTLGHGGALGIAYRGHGEDWVELDLPYDPKLIGMPESGIVASGPIVSLMDMATSLAIWIKLGHFRPQATLDLRVDYLRPATPGRTIVGRATCFAVTRSVAFARGTAYEEDEGDPIASVTGTFMFTG from the coding sequence ATGTCCTACGTCCGCACGCTCGGCCATGGCGGCGCCCTTGGAATCGCCTATCGCGGCCATGGCGAGGACTGGGTCGAGCTCGATCTTCCCTACGACCCAAAGCTGATCGGCATGCCGGAGAGCGGAATCGTCGCCTCCGGCCCGATCGTCAGCCTGATGGACATGGCCACCAGCCTCGCCATCTGGATCAAACTCGGCCATTTCCGGCCCCAGGCAACGCTCGACCTTCGCGTCGACTATCTGAGGCCGGCGACGCCGGGCAGGACGATCGTCGGCCGCGCCACCTGCTTCGCAGTCACCCGAAGCGTCGCCTTCGCCCGCGGCACCGCCTATGAGGAAGACGAAGGCGATCCGATCGCCAGCGTCACCGGCACATTCATGTTCACGGGCTAG
- a CDS encoding SufE family protein produces the protein MPFQSIDDVHADYELLDADDRYRLLIDLGRDLEAMPDALKTDATLVRGCSASVWLYPVPQGDGRLHFLADSNAAITKGIVALVLLAVQDRTPKEILALDIDAALEPFDLRNQLSSNRTQGIPNMIALIRETAGRLAA, from the coding sequence ATGCCTTTCCAATCCATCGACGACGTCCATGCCGATTACGAGCTGCTCGACGCCGACGACCGCTACCGCCTGCTGATCGACCTCGGCCGCGACCTCGAAGCGATGCCCGACGCGCTCAAGACCGACGCCACCTTGGTGCGGGGATGCTCGGCTTCGGTCTGGCTCTATCCTGTGCCGCAAGGCGACGGACGGCTTCATTTCCTCGCCGACAGCAACGCCGCGATCACCAAGGGGATCGTCGCCCTGGTCCTGCTCGCCGTGCAGGACCGGACGCCGAAGGAAATCCTCGCCCTCGACATCGACGCGGCGCTCGAGCCCTTCGATCTCAGGAACCAGCTGAGCTCGAACCGCACCCAAGGCATCCCGAACATGATCGCCCTGATCCGCGAAACCGCGGGGCGGCTGGCGGCGTGA
- the pspC gene encoding envelope stress response membrane protein PspC — MNAPRTRFYLDKQNAKWKGVCAGIADYTGVDVTIVRIGFVIGTLIGQGAPLLAYWVIAWMAPLKPSELYRQDPEQKKFWQGVRRNPHMMAREVRGRLRDIDRRLADMETYVTSSNGRLAREIEQLR, encoded by the coding sequence ATGAACGCACCGCGCACCCGCTTCTACCTCGACAAGCAGAACGCCAAGTGGAAGGGCGTCTGCGCGGGGATCGCCGATTATACCGGAGTCGACGTCACCATCGTCCGAATCGGCTTCGTCATCGGCACTTTGATCGGACAGGGCGCGCCGCTGCTCGCTTACTGGGTCATCGCCTGGATGGCGCCGCTCAAGCCAAGCGAGCTCTATCGGCAGGATCCGGAGCAGAAGAAATTCTGGCAGGGCGTGCGCCGCAACCCGCACATGATGGCGCGCGAAGTGCGCGGCCGGCTGCGCGACATCGACCGGCGGCTCGCCGACATGGAAACCTACGTCACCAGCTCGAACGGCCGGCTCGCCCGCGAGATCGAGCAGCTTCGCTAA
- the pspB gene encoding envelope stress response membrane protein PspB yields MELEGPILALPIMAILFIGFPWVLFHYITRWKTAKTITMQDEDLLDELYELARRLDDRMVTIERIVQAENPNWRALSHDPVETALEDRSERLYETAERSNRSSRRPK; encoded by the coding sequence ATGGAACTCGAAGGCCCGATCCTCGCCCTGCCGATCATGGCGATATTGTTCATCGGCTTCCCGTGGGTGCTGTTTCACTACATCACGAGGTGGAAGACCGCGAAGACGATCACGATGCAGGACGAGGATCTGCTCGACGAGCTTTACGAGCTGGCGCGCCGGCTCGACGACCGGATGGTGACGATCGAGCGCATCGTGCAGGCGGAAAATCCCAACTGGCGCGCGCTCAGCCACGATCCGGTCGAGACGGCGCTCGAGGACCGCTCCGAGCGGCTCTACGAGACCGCCGAGCGCAGCAACCGTTCCAGCCGGAGGCCGAAATGA
- the pspA gene encoding phage shock protein PspA: MGIFSRTRDIIAANVTDLLDKAEDPAKMIRMIIMEMEETLVEVRASAARTIADQKEMRRQISKLDRLQDSWVERAELALSKGREDLAKQALFEKQKSADMADQLNSEIEVLNDALRASEADIAKLQNKLREARARQNAVMTRMESAQNRTRLREMYSGPKVDDAFSRFDVLERHADLAEGEADALSLGAAPKTLEEEISELRNADKVDAELEALKASLAKRTNGGEAANKGE; encoded by the coding sequence ATGGGCATCTTTTCGCGGACGCGCGATATCATTGCCGCCAACGTCACCGATCTCCTCGACAAGGCCGAGGACCCCGCCAAGATGATCCGGATGATCATCATGGAGATGGAGGAAACCCTCGTCGAGGTCCGCGCCTCCGCCGCGCGCACGATCGCCGACCAGAAGGAGATGCGGCGCCAGATTTCCAAGCTCGACCGGCTCCAGGACAGCTGGGTCGAGCGTGCCGAGCTCGCCCTTTCCAAGGGCCGCGAGGATCTCGCCAAGCAGGCTTTGTTCGAAAAGCAGAAGTCGGCCGACATGGCCGATCAGCTCAACAGCGAGATCGAGGTGCTGAACGACGCGCTTCGCGCCAGCGAGGCGGACATCGCCAAGCTTCAGAACAAGCTGCGCGAGGCCCGCGCCCGGCAGAATGCGGTGATGACCCGAATGGAGAGCGCTCAGAACCGAACCCGGCTTCGCGAGATGTATTCGGGGCCGAAGGTCGACGACGCCTTCTCGCGCTTCGACGTGCTCGAACGCCACGCCGATCTCGCCGAGGGCGAGGCCGACGCGCTCAGCCTCGGCGCCGCGCCGAAGACGCTGGAGGAAGAGATTTCCGAGCTTCGCAACGCCGACAAGGTCGACGCCGAGCTCGAGGCGCTGAAGGCGTCGCTCGCAAAACGCACCAATGGCGGCGAAGCCGCGAACAAGGGGGAATAA
- the pspF gene encoding phage shock protein operon transcriptional activator: MERNTHLVGQSTSFLDAVERASRAAPLDRPVLVIGERGTGKELIAERLHHLSSRWDGPLIVMNCAALPETLIEAELFGHEAGAFTGATKARPGRFEEANGGTLFLDELATLSSPAQDRLLRAIEYGEVTRIGSSRPLTVDVRIVAATNEHLPRLVDEGRFRADLLDRLSFEVVTLPPLRHRLSDIAVLAEFFGRKMAMDIEMDAWPGFSESGMERLKTYDWPGNVRELRNVVERAVYRWAGREGPIDDIQFDPFESPWRPLTSTRVKAPPALAAPGEAAAALPMPAKHNPEECADLRLAVAEYEKAILATALERCRWNQRAAAAALSLTYDQLRHAMRRHELQGG; the protein is encoded by the coding sequence ATGGAGCGCAATACCCACCTCGTCGGCCAATCCACCTCCTTCCTCGACGCGGTGGAGCGCGCAAGCCGCGCGGCGCCGCTCGACCGTCCGGTATTGGTGATCGGCGAGCGCGGAACCGGCAAGGAGCTGATCGCCGAGCGGCTCCACCACCTTTCCTCCCGCTGGGACGGCCCGCTCATCGTCATGAACTGCGCAGCCTTGCCCGAGACGCTGATCGAGGCCGAGCTTTTCGGGCACGAGGCGGGCGCCTTCACCGGCGCGACCAAGGCCCGCCCGGGCCGGTTCGAGGAGGCCAATGGCGGCACGTTGTTCCTCGACGAGCTGGCGACGCTCTCCAGCCCGGCGCAGGACCGGCTGCTCCGCGCGATCGAATATGGCGAGGTGACCCGGATCGGCTCGAGCCGGCCGCTCACCGTCGACGTTCGGATCGTCGCGGCGACCAACGAGCATCTGCCGCGGCTGGTCGACGAAGGGCGGTTCCGCGCCGACCTGCTCGACCGGCTGAGCTTCGAGGTGGTCACCCTGCCGCCGCTGCGCCACAGGCTCAGCGACATCGCGGTCCTCGCCGAATTTTTCGGCCGCAAGATGGCGATGGACATCGAGATGGACGCCTGGCCGGGCTTCAGCGAGAGCGGGATGGAGCGGCTCAAGACCTACGACTGGCCCGGCAACGTGCGCGAGCTTCGCAACGTCGTCGAGCGCGCCGTCTATCGCTGGGCCGGCCGCGAGGGCCCGATCGACGACATCCAGTTCGATCCCTTCGAAAGCCCATGGCGCCCGCTCACCTCGACGCGCGTGAAGGCCCCGCCGGCGTTGGCCGCGCCCGGCGAGGCGGCGGCCGCTCTGCCGATGCCCGCGAAGCACAATCCGGAGGAGTGCGCCGACTTGCGCCTGGCCGTCGCCGAATATGAGAAAGCGATCCTTGCCACCGCGCTCGAACGCTGCCGCTGGAACCAGCGCGCCGCGGCCGCCGCGCTCAGCCTGACCTACGACCAACTCCGGCACGCGATGCGCAGGCACGAGTTGCAAGGCGGCTAG
- a CDS encoding TonB family protein yields MIAALLAALAASSGPSALPEPSLRQQAETRRALTRFISVRDYPREALRRRAEGRVEFEVETTGEGRVSDCRILYSSGHALLDERTCAIMRERARIAPRRDAQGRPVSGRVRTAYNWIMPGARLTPVDSRAYGPRRVVARGYDPSLR; encoded by the coding sequence ATGATCGCAGCCTTGCTCGCCGCGCTCGCGGCCTCCTCGGGGCCATCGGCCCTCCCCGAACCCTCGCTCCGGCAGCAGGCCGAAACGCGGCGCGCCCTCACCCGCTTCATCAGCGTCCGCGATTATCCGCGCGAGGCTCTGCGCCGGCGCGCCGAAGGCCGCGTGGAGTTCGAGGTGGAGACGACCGGGGAAGGCCGGGTGAGCGATTGCAGGATCCTCTACTCCAGCGGGCACGCGCTGCTCGACGAGAGAACCTGCGCGATCATGCGCGAACGGGCGCGGATCGCTCCGCGGCGCGATGCCCAGGGTCGGCCGGTCTCGGGCAGGGTTCGCACGGCCTACAATTGGATCATGCCAGGCGCCCGGCTGACCCCGGTGGACTCGCGAGCCTACGGGCCACGCCGGGTCGTGGCGCGAGGCTACGACCCCTCGCTGCGTTGA
- a CDS encoding homogentisate 1,2-dioxygenase, translated as MMSGFGSHFASEAVPGALPQGRNSPQRPAFGLYAEQLSGTAFTAPRAENRRSWLYRMRPSAAHPPYRRYEGAPLFAPGTSDAALAPNRLRWDPLAYPEESVDFVDGLATMMANRDPADLEGVAVHVYAANADMADRYFFDADGEMLIVPQEGRLDLITEMGRLEIEPGEVALVPRGVRFRVLLPDGKARGYVAENHGSLFRLPELGPIGSNGLANPRDFLTPAAAHEERDGRFALVQKHLGSLWVTEIGHSPLDVVAWHGNLAPWKYDLRLFNTIGSISYDHPDPSIFTVLTSPSDVPGRANADFVIFPPRWMVAEDTFRPPWFHRNVMSECMGLIAGAYDAKAEGFAPGGMSLHNLMAGHGPDAASWKAASEAELKPHRIADTMAFMVESCWPYRPTQFALDHAQPDYDSAWDGFPKATLP; from the coding sequence ATGATGTCGGGCTTCGGCAGCCATTTCGCCAGCGAAGCCGTGCCGGGCGCGCTTCCGCAGGGGCGCAATTCGCCGCAGCGTCCGGCCTTCGGCCTCTATGCCGAGCAGCTTTCCGGCACCGCCTTTACCGCGCCGCGCGCCGAGAACCGGCGATCGTGGCTCTACCGGATGCGGCCGAGCGCGGCTCATCCGCCCTATCGGCGGTACGAGGGTGCGCCCCTTTTCGCCCCCGGCACTTCCGATGCGGCGCTTGCGCCCAATCGGCTGCGTTGGGATCCGCTCGCCTATCCGGAAGAAAGCGTGGATTTCGTCGATGGCCTGGCGACGATGATGGCCAATCGCGATCCGGCCGATCTCGAAGGGGTCGCGGTTCACGTCTACGCCGCCAACGCCGACATGGCGGACCGCTATTTCTTCGACGCCGACGGCGAGATGCTGATCGTTCCGCAGGAGGGGCGGCTGGACCTGATTACCGAGATGGGGCGTCTCGAGATCGAGCCCGGCGAGGTGGCGCTGGTCCCGCGCGGCGTGCGCTTTCGCGTTCTGCTGCCCGACGGCAAAGCGCGGGGCTATGTCGCGGAAAATCACGGCAGCCTGTTCCGCCTGCCCGAGCTCGGGCCGATCGGCTCAAACGGCCTCGCCAATCCCCGCGACTTCCTGACGCCCGCGGCGGCCCATGAGGAGCGGGATGGGCGCTTCGCGCTGGTCCAGAAGCATCTCGGCTCCCTGTGGGTCACCGAGATCGGCCACAGCCCGCTCGACGTCGTCGCCTGGCACGGCAACCTGGCGCCGTGGAAATACGATTTGCGCCTGTTCAACACGATCGGATCGATCAGCTACGATCATCCCGATCCCTCGATCTTCACCGTCCTGACCAGCCCCAGCGACGTCCCCGGCCGCGCCAACGCCGATTTCGTCATCTTCCCGCCGCGCTGGATGGTGGCCGAGGACACGTTCCGCCCGCCCTGGTTCCACCGCAACGTGATGAGCGAGTGCATGGGGCTGATCGCCGGCGCCTACGACGCCAAGGCCGAGGGCTTCGCGCCCGGCGGCATGAGCCTTCACAACCTCATGGCCGGCCACGGCCCCGACGCGGCGAGCTGGAAGGCGGCGAGCGAGGCGGAGCTGAAGCCCCACAGGATCGCCGACACGATGGCCTTCATGGTCGAAAGCTGCTGGCCCTACCGGCCCACGCAATTCGCGCTGGACCATGCCCAGCCCGATTACGATTCCGCCTGGGACGGCTTCCCAAAGGCGACACTTCCCTAG